GATTAGCCTCCTCGATTCAAAACCCCATTTATTTAAACCTGCGTATAGCAGAGTTCAAAACAAGCACTGCTTGGTATTACAATTTACACTTGAAGATAGTATGTTCCAAAAAATAGCGACTATGCCGTTATTTAATCTTAGCACTGAACGAAATTTGTTATTTCGCATATCCATTAACTAGCGCTTGGTTTACCCGACTTCTTCATCTCATTGATGCGTTCCATAATGACATCGGTAACAGCCTCGAGAGATTCACTTCCTGCACCGGCAAATTGACTGAGATCTATAGGTGCCCCATAGACAACAACCATCCGTCGAAAGAGTTTGTACTGACCGACAATAGCGGCCGGAACAACTGCCGCACCACTTCGAAGTGCGAAGCTTGCAGCGCCTTTCTTGGCAACTCCGGCATCAGAGTTACGCGTACCCTCTGGGAAGATACCCATGACATTACCACTACGAAGTGTGTTAAGGGCCGTTTTAATGGATTCTTTGCTTACGCCACCACGTTTGACCGGAAAAGCACCCAATTTGTTAATGAGCCAACCAAGCACAGGAACCTCAAAAAGTTCCGCCTTAGCCATATACTTTACCTGACGGTCTAGCTTAATCCCAATAGTCATAGGATCTAACAGACTAATATGGTTCGCGCATAGCAGCACCCCGCCCTCCTTTGGCACATTCTCTTCCCCCACAATCTTAAGCGGGAAAACAATTGCGTAAATCAAGCGAAGCAATCCTCGGCAAAATACATAAATCATAAATGATTTCTCTCCCCGTCAATATGAGATCTACAATGGGATACAATGGCCTCCACAGCTTGATCGATATCCATAAAGGTCGTGTCCAGAAGAATTGCATCTTCCGCACGGCGCAGCGGTGAAATCTCCCGTCCTTCATCCAGACGATCTCGCTGTGCAATATCATGTTCAAGCTGCTGAAGAGTCACCGATTCCGCGTCTCTCAATTCCTTATAACGACGGAGAGCTCTTTCTTCCACACTTGCCGTCATAAAAATCTTTACTTCGGCATCGGGCAGCACGGTCGTACCGATATCGCGGCCATCCATAACAACGCCTTTGCGAAGCGCCATCTGACGCTGCAAATGACTAAGTCTGGATCTTACACCTTCGATCTTCGAATACTGCGACACAAGGCCGCTGACCTGAAGACTCCGAATATTCGGCGTTACGTCTTCCCCATTAATCAGCACCTTCTGGATGTCTTTTTCTGGAATAAGCTCAATAACCATGTCGCGAACCTTCTGGTTCACTTGATTCTGATCTTCCGGTTCTATGCCTTCTCGGATCATATACCAGGTGATTGCCCGGTACATTGCACCTGTATCGACATAAATATAAGACAAATTCTGGGCTACCAATCGGGCTACAGTGCTCTTGCCTGCCCCGGCAGGTCCGTCGATGGCGACGTTAATTCTGTCGTTAGTATGTGTACCCTGCCTATCCAACGGGGCATTCCTCCTCAAACACTCTTTCATAAGAAAAGCATCTAGCGATGTCAAGTTCGTTCTTTCAATATCAAGGAGCACATACAAATTGATATGCTTGATGATATTATCAAGAAAAAAGCAGGCATTGCCTGCGACTTATAAAATTATACCACAGTTTATACGTCAGTGTAAAATCAGACCGCTTATTAGAGCTAAGAAAAATGCCTATCGGTTGCGGAAATCAAACTGACGTTCGAAGCAGTAACGTATTATTTTCTGGCGCTCAGTATCCGAAATAGCCACAAATTTCAGCATGGCCAATTGGCGCCCATTCTCAAGCGTTTTAATCCGAACCACTTCACCTACAAATTCCACATGCTCAATACTACCGTTTCGATAAGGCACTAGAACCCAACAGGACAATTTACCTCCTACTTCGAGCTTGACCTGGTTATCCACCAAGAAAGAGGTTCCTCCGCCACCGATATCATCTGTACGCACAAGAAACCTTTTACCACAACTATCCTTTACAGCTAACTCAAGATCTGCATTCACTCGAAAAAAGCTTCGTCTCTGAATTTTAAAAATTGAATCCGTCGCTGGCTTTTGTATCCGAACCATACGGATTACATCTTCTTTAAAACCGAGAACATGAGTATTAAAGTAATTTTTAATGCCGCCCTCAGTTATAAAATAAACCGAAAGCTCGTCCCCCATAAAAAGTCTTTTCAGATGACCATTACTCTCCTGCATAGGAATTTCAATCAGGAACGCGTCGTCTTCTGTCTCTGCAATTCTCGATCTATATTCAACTTCTGCTTCAGCAGCGTCACTGGAAGCAACCTGTATGTATAGATATTCATTAATTTTAGGATACAAAGATGTCACCGCCAAATCAGTTTAGTAATAAATACTAACAATGATTATAGCATGGGAATATCACCCAATGAGATAAATATTATTTGAATTTTAAAAATAAAGGAGAGCGCACCCAAATAAATGGATGCGCCCTGTTCCTTCATTTTTTTTCCGATCCCGAAGAAGCCCTGATTTCTTCCACAGACTCTTCGATTCCATCATCCGCATTAAGATAAATACGATACTGTGTACCATTTACCTCTCCGCCAAACTCGTAAGTCAAGACTTCTACTGAGTCCTCATTTTTAATCCAAGCCATGCGATGGTATCGCTCTTTAAAATCCGAATTCAAAAACTTTTTTGCTTCCGCAAGGGTAAGCTTCGGCTTAGGAATCTTACGATTGTCCTTATGTTCATTAACATATTCGCTGGCCTCAAATCCAATCGTTGATCCAGTATCAAGTCCCATACGAATCGTCATTTTCTCAGGATAAATCAACACATCATTCTGGTTGGTTACAAA
The window above is part of the Paenibacillus sp. FSL K6-0276 genome. Proteins encoded here:
- a CDS encoding lysophospholipid acyltransferase family protein — encoded protein: MIYVFCRGLLRLIYAIVFPLKIVGEENVPKEGGVLLCANHISLLDPMTIGIKLDRQVKYMAKAELFEVPVLGWLINKLGAFPVKRGGVSKESIKTALNTLRSGNVMGIFPEGTRNSDAGVAKKGAASFALRSGAAVVPAAIVGQYKLFRRMVVVYGAPIDLSQFAGAGSESLEAVTDVIMERINEMKKSGKPSAS
- the cmk gene encoding (d)CMP kinase, producing MDRQGTHTNDRINVAIDGPAGAGKSTVARLVAQNLSYIYVDTGAMYRAITWYMIREGIEPEDQNQVNQKVRDMVIELIPEKDIQKVLINGEDVTPNIRSLQVSGLVSQYSKIEGVRSRLSHLQRQMALRKGVVMDGRDIGTTVLPDAEVKIFMTASVEERALRRYKELRDAESVTLQQLEHDIAQRDRLDEGREISPLRRAEDAILLDTTFMDIDQAVEAIVSHCRSHIDGERNHL
- a CDS encoding flagellar brake domain-containing protein, with amino-acid sequence MYPKINEYLYIQVASSDAAEAEVEYRSRIAETEDDAFLIEIPMQESNGHLKRLFMGDELSVYFITEGGIKNYFNTHVLGFKEDVIRMVRIQKPATDSIFKIQRRSFFRVNADLELAVKDSCGKRFLVRTDDIGGGGTSFLVDNQVKLEVGGKLSCWVLVPYRNGSIEHVEFVGEVVRIKTLENGRQLAMLKFVAISDTERQKIIRYCFERQFDFRNR